Proteins encoded in a region of the Paenibacillus sp. E222 genome:
- a CDS encoding FAD-dependent oxidoreductase, translated as MEVIKMELMKADVTVVGGGIAGICAAIAAARQGLQVSLINDRPVLGGNASSEVRVHINGSAYLGNSPSYYAREGGLVEELKLKIFHYNPLYNKKLMLSLSDTVLLDMVYDEPNISLFLNTCVHETGIENGRIKWVEGLQLASERKFRFESPTYIDCSGDGIVGYQAGADFRWGREAKHEYKEELAPEVADHYTMGDTILFQARDVNYSVPYKRPGFAYDITKLEFFERIKKGINHRSFPRKINGLGGLWWLEYGGHMDIIKNNEDIALELRKLVYGIWDYIKNSGEFDDVDNLILDYVCPIPGKRESRRFIGEHMLSQNDLTQKTHFEDAVSVGGWYMDLHANKGIYDEGPATAWNFVPGLYNIPFRSLFSRNIPNLMFAGRNISATHVAFGSTRVMATCGCMGQAVGTAAALCVKYDTDPADIVKAHMGELQTQLLRDGQTIVGLQEPLDPYFADGLTIRASSQRSYEHLHPTEEISLDKALCLVLPIQTSVAESVQIKIKNRSEHSETLQVKLFGGERKENYIPASELKGYNLMISAGHDDWITLDLGCQKPADDKIYIVLEGTASLDVYGNEEKMTGAVSFYYRPEEPSRLKKFNRSICFKDLMPSQDMYNPANVVNGFSRPYGLPNGWISERSEGQEWLEFGFASPKNLDEIHLVFNSQLNLEHFDDPIEPLIQDYDVILTLEDGTESEMNIRGNYLSLNKHQVHAKGVTRVRFDFCATYGSPYYEVFAVKFFAPKNAK; from the coding sequence ATGGAGGTTATCAAAATGGAGCTTATGAAAGCAGATGTAACCGTCGTAGGTGGAGGTATTGCAGGGATATGCGCTGCCATTGCAGCTGCACGCCAAGGTCTGCAGGTTTCACTTATTAATGATCGGCCGGTGCTTGGGGGAAATGCGAGCAGCGAGGTCAGAGTTCATATCAACGGGTCGGCATATCTCGGAAATAGTCCATCCTATTATGCCCGCGAGGGCGGGTTGGTAGAAGAACTCAAGCTGAAGATCTTTCATTATAATCCGTTATACAACAAGAAGCTTATGCTTTCGCTTTCGGATACGGTCTTGCTCGACATGGTTTATGATGAGCCTAACATTTCTCTGTTTCTGAATACATGTGTACATGAAACGGGCATCGAGAACGGCAGAATCAAGTGGGTGGAGGGCCTTCAATTAGCTTCCGAAAGAAAATTTCGTTTTGAAAGCCCAACCTATATCGATTGCTCTGGTGATGGAATTGTTGGATACCAAGCAGGTGCTGACTTCCGATGGGGAAGAGAGGCGAAGCATGAATACAAGGAGGAGCTTGCTCCAGAAGTGGCGGATCATTACACGATGGGGGATACGATTCTGTTTCAAGCCCGTGACGTAAACTATTCCGTTCCTTACAAAAGGCCTGGCTTTGCGTATGATATCACGAAGCTGGAGTTTTTCGAGAGAATCAAAAAAGGAATAAACCATCGGTCTTTTCCAAGGAAAATCAATGGACTTGGCGGATTGTGGTGGCTGGAATACGGCGGACATATGGATATTATCAAGAATAATGAAGACATCGCATTGGAACTGCGGAAATTGGTGTATGGAATCTGGGATTATATCAAAAATAGCGGTGAGTTTGATGATGTAGACAATCTCATCTTGGATTATGTATGCCCGATTCCGGGAAAGCGGGAGTCGAGACGTTTTATCGGGGAACACATGCTGTCTCAGAACGATCTTACACAAAAGACTCATTTCGAAGATGCTGTATCCGTCGGAGGCTGGTATATGGATCTGCATGCGAATAAAGGCATCTACGATGAGGGGCCGGCTACAGCGTGGAATTTCGTGCCGGGATTGTATAATATCCCTTTCCGCAGCTTATTTTCACGCAATATTCCCAATCTCATGTTCGCTGGCCGCAATATAAGCGCTACCCATGTAGCTTTTGGGTCTACAAGGGTGATGGCGACCTGTGGTTGTATGGGGCAGGCGGTAGGAACAGCTGCTGCGTTATGCGTAAAATATGATACAGACCCCGCGGACATCGTCAAAGCGCATATGGGTGAGCTTCAGACGCAGCTGCTTCGAGACGGGCAAACGATTGTAGGGCTTCAAGAGCCGTTGGACCCTTATTTCGCTGACGGATTAACGATTCGTGCCTCGTCTCAGCGAAGCTATGAACATCTTCATCCTACCGAAGAGATCTCCTTGGACAAAGCGTTATGTTTGGTCTTGCCGATCCAGACATCCGTGGCTGAAAGTGTGCAGATCAAAATTAAAAATAGATCCGAGCATTCGGAAACGTTGCAAGTGAAGCTGTTTGGCGGGGAACGGAAGGAAAACTATATTCCAGCCAGCGAGCTGAAAGGCTACAACTTGATGATTTCAGCGGGGCACGATGACTGGATTACACTGGATTTGGGCTGTCAGAAGCCTGCTGACGATAAAATCTACATCGTATTGGAAGGTACAGCGAGCCTTGACGTATATGGTAATGAAGAAAAAATGACAGGAGCGGTGAGCTTCTATTATAGACCGGAAGAGCCATCCAGACTGAAGAAATTCAACAGAAGCATTTGCTTCAAGGATCTGATGCCATCCCAGGATATGTATAATCCCGCGAATGTCGTCAACGGCTTCTCCAGACCTTATGGTCTGCCGAACGGCTGGATTTCTGAACGTTCGGAAGGACAGGAGTGGTTGGAATTTGGTTTTGCAAGCCCCAAGAATCTGGATGAAATCCATCTTGTTTTCAATTCGCAGCTGAATTTGGAGCATTTCGACGATCCGATCGAGCCGTTGATTCAAGATTATGATGTGATCTTAACCTTAGAAGACGGAACCGAGAGTGAAATGAATATCCGTGGTAATTATCTTTCGTTGAATAAACATCAGGTGCATGCAAAAGGTGTAACCCGAGTCCGATTTGATTTCTGTGCAACGTATGGTTCGCCTTATTATGAAGTGTTTGCTGTCAAATTTTTTGCTCCTAAAAACGCTAAGTGA
- a CDS encoding SGNH/GDSL hydrolase family protein, translating into MKEFFPRRGLPNVIQKLENGETVTIVYFGGSNTRSEGYRVMTADWLRGQYPHADIRSVNAGIDGTGSDLGCARLETDVLRHQPDLVFVEFVGNDGGVPESKARIEGIVRQIRKHSRFTDVLFVYTVKERDLTSFQSGQYQKGARMQEEVADYYGIPSIHLGVAVSQLVLDGKLIFTLRADVSIPEAVIFTHDSIHPTIPEGHQIYTDTITRSFEKIRELRDHVGKVEHHLPEEPLVPANPWEYATMLPLDRLTHFSAGWSYMTPDDFALVREYDWLFPGLWRAVDPGETITVEFEGTHIGLFDIGGPDSGRLKVTVDGGEPFLIDRFTSYNDHNRNQYVFLPELPNGKHKVRFEIDHEKTDKAAVFEASGNERSMEHVRQHPAWYDQTVIQLGKLLLVQPPL; encoded by the coding sequence ATGAAGGAATTTTTCCCTCGAAGAGGGCTGCCTAATGTCATTCAAAAGTTGGAAAATGGGGAGACAGTAACAATTGTCTATTTTGGCGGCAGTAATACGCGTTCTGAAGGATACAGGGTCATGACGGCGGATTGGCTGCGAGGGCAATATCCCCATGCAGATATCCGCTCTGTGAACGCAGGCATTGATGGGACAGGATCGGACCTCGGCTGCGCCCGTTTGGAGACAGATGTACTGCGTCATCAGCCTGATCTCGTGTTTGTTGAATTTGTTGGAAACGATGGGGGAGTTCCCGAATCCAAAGCACGGATCGAAGGTATTGTCCGACAGATTCGCAAGCACAGCCGTTTTACGGATGTCCTGTTTGTGTATACGGTTAAGGAACGGGATTTGACCTCATTTCAATCCGGCCAATACCAGAAGGGCGCTCGTATGCAAGAGGAAGTCGCCGACTATTACGGCATTCCTTCGATTCATCTGGGCGTAGCAGTCAGTCAATTGGTTTTGGATGGAAAGCTCATTTTCACCTTAAGAGCAGACGTATCTATTCCCGAAGCCGTTATTTTTACGCATGATTCGATCCATCCAACGATTCCCGAAGGACATCAGATTTACACAGATACAATCACCCGGTCGTTTGAGAAAATCAGAGAGCTTCGAGATCACGTAGGAAAAGTCGAACATCACTTGCCGGAGGAGCCTTTGGTCCCGGCCAACCCTTGGGAGTATGCAACCATGCTGCCACTGGATCGTCTTACTCATTTTTCCGCGGGGTGGTCTTACATGACCCCTGATGATTTTGCTTTAGTGCGCGAGTATGATTGGTTGTTCCCCGGTCTATGGCGAGCAGTCGATCCCGGAGAGACGATCACAGTGGAGTTTGAGGGAACCCACATCGGATTATTCGATATTGGGGGGCCGGATTCCGGCAGATTGAAGGTGACGGTGGATGGAGGGGAACCCTTTCTTATCGATCGATTCACATCATATAACGATCATAATCGAAATCAATATGTTTTCTTACCGGAGCTACCAAATGGGAAACATAAAGTTCGCTTCGAAATTGATCACGAGAAGACTGACAAAGCGGCCGTATTTGAGGCTAGCGGCAATGAACGAAGTATGGAGCACGTGCGGCAGCATCCAGCTTGGTATGATCAAACGGTCATTCAGCTTGGTAAGTTACTATTGGTGCAGCCGCCATTATAA
- a CDS encoding stalk domain-containing protein, with protein MKRAISLLLILTFVVSSASIASAKDQSARELTFDERAANMYSPLLKKSILNVTHDNKLTTTTYQSIYIPVKDIFKSTAAIITWDGKKKITTIKNQGQELILNFSGNTVLAEQNQVVIPQEWVQLKNGVSTINAFVLTYIFEYYADESDHERVEWEERLEFLDIKQTTGIAGVDRNMHVFVEFND; from the coding sequence ATGAAGCGAGCTATTTCTTTATTGTTAATATTAACTTTTGTTGTCAGTTCAGCGTCCATTGCATCTGCCAAGGACCAATCTGCAAGGGAACTAACCTTTGATGAACGTGCGGCGAATATGTACAGCCCTTTACTAAAAAAATCCATCTTAAATGTAACGCATGACAACAAGCTAACTACAACGACGTATCAATCGATATATATTCCAGTGAAGGATATATTTAAATCAACCGCAGCAATAATTACATGGGATGGTAAGAAAAAAATAACGACAATTAAAAATCAAGGACAAGAGCTAATTCTCAATTTCTCGGGGAATACGGTCTTAGCTGAGCAGAATCAAGTTGTTATCCCTCAAGAGTGGGTACAATTGAAGAACGGAGTCTCCACCATTAATGCATTTGTCTTAACGTATATTTTTGAATATTACGCAGATGAATCGGATCATGAAAGAGTTGAATGGGAAGAACGACTTGAATTTTTGGATATTAAACAAACAACCGGGATCGCAGGAGTAGATCGAAATATGCATGTATTTGTTGAATTTAATGATTAA
- a CDS encoding glucoamylase family protein, with the protein MKKIKVFSFILTCCLLANLTLTSMVSAKDSSNLNGFRAELKAIANKTYTFFEDYTDQNTGLTYDEVRLTENETEEAKRTSPTNIAMYMMSTVSAQQLGIISKKEAVHRLQTTLNSLEKLEKWNGLFYNWYNTDDGSVKKDWGQFISQVDNGWLSAGLMVVGQAYEELHGQTSKLVENMNYTPLYDPEVGQFRGGYDVAKGALTEHHYGMFYTEPRLASYIAIGKGDVPQDHWWKMYRTLPQEWDWQAQIPQGKSVKYDGVDVFEGSYVYKDKKFVPSWGGSMFEALMPGMVIKEKELGTQALGLNNQRHVELQIEYAKEKGYAAWGFSPSATPTGYSEFAATPLGTSGYKDGATVTAHATFLALDYAPEAVRKNIKALKNFKMVGKYGFYDSVNVETGEIAKAYLALDQGMIMVSIANYLQDGVIRDYFHSDVIGQTPEELLKKEVFSIQ; encoded by the coding sequence ATGAAAAAAATAAAAGTTTTTAGTTTTATTTTAACTTGCTGTCTGTTGGCTAATTTAACTTTAACTTCTATGGTTTCAGCGAAAGACTCAAGCAATCTAAATGGATTTCGAGCAGAATTGAAAGCGATTGCAAATAAGACTTATACGTTTTTTGAGGACTATACAGATCAGAACACCGGCTTGACTTACGATGAAGTACGGCTCACTGAAAACGAGACAGAAGAAGCTAAACGGACTTCGCCCACAAATATCGCAATGTATATGATGAGTACCGTTTCAGCCCAACAATTGGGTATTATTTCAAAGAAAGAAGCTGTACATCGCCTGCAAACGACTTTAAATTCGCTTGAAAAGTTAGAAAAGTGGAACGGACTATTCTATAACTGGTATAACACGGATGACGGTTCAGTGAAGAAAGATTGGGGACAATTTATTTCCCAAGTCGATAATGGCTGGTTATCCGCAGGTTTAATGGTCGTTGGGCAAGCCTATGAAGAACTTCATGGGCAAACAAGCAAGTTGGTTGAAAATATGAATTATACACCGCTATATGATCCTGAAGTCGGTCAATTTCGCGGAGGTTATGATGTGGCTAAAGGCGCGCTGACAGAGCACCATTATGGGATGTTTTATACGGAACCACGCTTAGCCAGCTATATTGCGATTGGGAAAGGTGACGTTCCCCAAGATCATTGGTGGAAGATGTATCGCACCTTGCCTCAAGAATGGGATTGGCAAGCTCAGATTCCCCAAGGCAAATCCGTTAAGTACGATGGAGTGGATGTGTTTGAAGGAAGTTATGTATACAAGGATAAAAAGTTCGTGCCAAGCTGGGGAGGCAGTATGTTTGAGGCTCTTATGCCTGGTATGGTCATAAAGGAAAAAGAACTGGGTACTCAAGCTTTGGGCTTGAACAACCAACGTCATGTCGAATTGCAAATCGAATATGCCAAAGAAAAAGGGTATGCCGCATGGGGCTTTTCACCTTCTGCAACTCCGACAGGTTACAGTGAGTTTGCAGCAACGCCGTTAGGTACCTCAGGTTACAAAGATGGAGCAACGGTAACAGCACACGCAACATTCCTTGCCCTGGATTATGCTCCTGAAGCTGTTCGAAAGAACATCAAAGCTTTAAAGAACTTCAAAATGGTTGGCAAATACGGGTTCTATGACTCCGTTAATGTTGAAACTGGTGAAATTGCCAAGGCCTATTTGGCACTGGATCAAGGGATGATTATGGTGTCGATCGCTAACTATCTTCAAGATGGCGTTATACGCGATTATTTTCACAGTGATGTGATAGGGCAGACGCCAGAAGAATTATTGAAAAAAGAAGTTTTTTCCATTCAATAA
- a CDS encoding TetR/AcrR family transcriptional regulator, which produces MDNTENKKIRKGSSEKRAKIIAAARELFLSEGFDRSSVDAVATKAGVSKRTVYDYYGDKQNLLLAVVEESSSAVLDMIEQGISDHLLEFEDLEQALTLFCEQIVASANGSSDYKALIRLVMVEAANLPDSFFERLDNATEEGIIRRFTAFGQNGLLDVIDPKMAAKHFAALTFLLVFNQPGKIGILEEEQTKRIITEGVRVFLCAYAPQRKS; this is translated from the coding sequence ATGGATAATACGGAAAATAAGAAAATCCGCAAAGGCTCTTCAGAAAAACGAGCTAAAATAATTGCGGCGGCACGAGAGCTGTTTCTTTCAGAAGGGTTTGATCGTTCCAGCGTCGATGCGGTCGCAACTAAAGCGGGAGTTTCCAAACGGACAGTTTATGATTATTATGGCGACAAACAGAACCTACTGCTTGCCGTTGTTGAAGAATCCAGTTCGGCGGTTCTGGATATGATTGAGCAAGGGATTTCAGACCACCTCCTGGAATTCGAGGATCTTGAGCAGGCGCTCACCTTATTTTGTGAACAAATCGTAGCTTCTGCGAATGGTTCGTCCGATTACAAGGCTTTGATTCGTCTGGTTATGGTGGAAGCTGCCAACCTGCCAGACTCGTTTTTTGAAAGGCTGGATAACGCAACTGAAGAGGGGATTATCAGGAGGTTTACAGCTTTTGGACAAAACGGATTGCTCGATGTGATTGACCCTAAAATGGCTGCAAAGCACTTCGCTGCATTAACGTTTTTATTGGTATTCAATCAACCGGGAAAAATCGGAATATTAGAGGAGGAACAAACTAAACGTATTATCACTGAAGGCGTACGCGTCTTTCTTTGCGCTTATGCACCACAACGTAAGTCTTAA
- a CDS encoding FAD-dependent monooxygenase: MNTIPSVVDVLIVGAGPTGLTLACELARRNVNHRIIDRSTVYNVASRAKGIQPRSLEVVDDLEAVHYIVDTGVVDLPVRYYTADGRSVEKPTITVAASAELETPYRDPVWIAQFDVEKALRDRYAVFGGQIELGMEAVGLVQDVDGVSVTVNTPQGEEQIRALYVVGADGGKSNIRKFIHLPLVGETHDHERWYLGDVRLEGLDRDHIHIWTSSEGMVGVTPLPKSDIWQLQATIPADIEEPEQPSLEMYQAMFDRRAGAGRVQLTDASWLSIYRVNVRMVECYRNGRVFLAGDAAHVHSPAGGQGMNTGIQDAYNLGWKLAAVIRGADTALLDTYDEERRPVAQAVLKDSTKKMGGVIGTATEGGGLSQSLSTISDDLTSGLLISYRSSSLTRPSARTNATRSLPGDRAPNATGLQGTGFAGNVFDLLRGPHWTLLAFTNYIDPSLKNFTNDELHLHYILPSKVEALEGIIDTAGNAYRIYDVASKELVLIRPDGYIALRTSLDDIASILNYLILCGIS, from the coding sequence ATGAATACCATACCGTCTGTTGTTGATGTTCTCATTGTCGGGGCCGGACCCACAGGGCTTACACTTGCCTGCGAACTTGCCCGTCGAAACGTCAACCATCGTATTATTGATCGAAGCACCGTGTATAACGTTGCATCTCGCGCCAAAGGAATCCAGCCTCGCTCGCTTGAAGTCGTCGATGATTTGGAAGCCGTTCACTACATTGTTGATACAGGTGTTGTGGACTTACCTGTTCGTTATTATACCGCAGATGGCAGAAGTGTGGAGAAGCCGACTATTACCGTTGCAGCCAGCGCCGAACTTGAGACACCCTATCGTGATCCGGTCTGGATTGCTCAATTTGATGTGGAAAAAGCGTTGCGCGACCGATATGCAGTATTTGGCGGTCAAATTGAGTTGGGCATGGAAGCTGTAGGGCTTGTTCAGGATGTGGATGGTGTATCGGTAACCGTGAATACACCACAAGGAGAAGAGCAAATTCGTGCTCTTTATGTAGTCGGCGCTGACGGGGGCAAAAGCAATATCCGCAAATTTATTCACTTACCGCTGGTTGGGGAAACACATGATCATGAGCGATGGTATCTTGGCGATGTACGATTGGAAGGGTTAGATCGTGACCATATTCATATCTGGACTTCTTCGGAGGGGATGGTCGGGGTGACACCGCTGCCGAAATCCGATATTTGGCAGCTGCAGGCTACAATTCCGGCAGACATTGAAGAACCAGAACAGCCGTCGTTAGAGATGTATCAGGCTATGTTTGACCGTCGCGCCGGGGCCGGACGTGTTCAGCTCACGGATGCTTCCTGGCTGTCCATCTACCGCGTCAACGTTCGTATGGTTGAATGTTACCGCAATGGCCGGGTCTTCCTTGCCGGTGATGCTGCTCATGTTCATTCTCCGGCCGGCGGTCAAGGCATGAATACGGGGATTCAGGACGCATACAACCTCGGCTGGAAGCTGGCGGCTGTCATACGCGGAGCGGACACCGCCTTGCTCGACACGTACGATGAAGAGCGCCGCCCAGTGGCTCAAGCCGTGCTCAAAGACAGCACAAAGAAGATGGGAGGCGTCATAGGAACGGCGACAGAAGGCGGAGGGTTGTCCCAATCCTTGAGCACCATATCCGACGATCTGACGAGCGGGCTTCTCATTTCCTATCGGTCTAGTTCGCTTACCCGTCCGTCTGCTCGAACAAATGCTACCCGTTCACTTCCTGGAGATCGTGCTCCTAATGCTACGGGACTGCAAGGCACCGGGTTTGCAGGAAATGTCTTTGACCTCTTGCGCGGCCCACACTGGACGCTTTTGGCTTTTACAAACTACATCGATCCTTCTCTGAAGAACTTTACCAACGACGAACTCCATTTGCATTATATCCTGCCATCGAAGGTGGAGGCGTTGGAAGGCATAATAGACACAGCAGGCAATGCCTATCGAATTTACGATGTCGCAAGTAAAGAACTTGTATTGATTCGTCCTGACGGTTATATCGCACTGCGCACCTCCCTTGATGATATCGCATCGATCCTGAATTACTTGATTTTGTGTGGCATATCATAG
- a CDS encoding LysR family transcriptional regulator — protein sequence MDIRSLEVFKAVAIEQSITKAAEKLNYVQSNVTARIQRLEQELGVPLLYRYHKKVSLTPAGRELLPHVNKLLYDFEEAIEAVKLSSAPRGTLRIGAMESTASTRLPLIFTQYHKKFPQVELSLYMAPTVDQVSTILEYKVDGAFVDGPILHPEIVEYPVFEESLVLITSFSPEPFQLESILHEPLLSSFAHCIYLGRWQRWLEDNGYASMKVMEYGTLEGVLKCVENGLGVTVLPVSMVESRIEQGKISCHPLPESYGKVPTVFIRRRDSYMTSALSQFMELVGITNF from the coding sequence TTGGATATTAGGTCTTTGGAAGTGTTTAAGGCAGTAGCCATTGAACAAAGCATCACCAAGGCTGCTGAGAAATTGAATTATGTACAGTCCAACGTTACTGCACGAATACAACGTCTTGAGCAAGAATTGGGCGTTCCTCTGTTATATCGATATCATAAAAAGGTATCCTTAACGCCTGCAGGACGTGAGCTGTTGCCGCATGTAAACAAGTTGCTTTATGATTTCGAGGAAGCGATTGAGGCAGTTAAACTTTCTTCTGCCCCGCGGGGAACCTTGCGCATTGGAGCTATGGAGTCAACTGCTTCTACACGATTGCCATTGATCTTCACACAATATCACAAGAAATTTCCACAAGTAGAATTAAGCTTATATATGGCACCTACCGTAGATCAAGTAAGTACCATTCTCGAATATAAGGTAGACGGTGCATTTGTGGATGGACCCATTCTTCATCCGGAGATTGTTGAATACCCTGTCTTTGAAGAATCTCTAGTTTTGATTACGAGTTTCTCTCCCGAGCCCTTTCAATTAGAATCGATTTTACATGAACCACTGCTTTCGTCATTCGCGCATTGCATCTATTTGGGACGCTGGCAGCGATGGCTAGAGGATAATGGTTATGCTTCTATGAAGGTCATGGAATACGGCACACTAGAGGGTGTTCTTAAATGTGTCGAGAACGGGCTAGGAGTCACTGTTTTACCCGTGTCTATGGTTGAATCACGCATAGAGCAGGGGAAAATCAGCTGTCATCCATTACCGGAATCGTATGGAAAAGTGCCCACGGTGTTTATAAGACGACGTGACTCGTACATGACAAGTGCTCTCTCACAATTTATGGAGCTGGTGGGCATCACTAATTTTTGA
- a CDS encoding cupin domain-containing protein: MSYQPINFEEKLSKFNEHWSPKVIGEMNDYQFKLVKIKGDFVWHDHQDTDEVFIVIKGEMFIYFRDGQVKISQGEMFIVPRGVEHKTFAQQECHIMMVEPRGVVNTGETESELTAVNDIWI, from the coding sequence ATGAGTTACCAACCTATTAATTTTGAAGAGAAATTATCTAAGTTCAATGAACATTGGTCTCCGAAAGTTATTGGTGAAATGAATGATTATCAGTTTAAATTGGTTAAAATCAAAGGAGATTTTGTATGGCACGATCATCAAGATACCGATGAGGTATTTATCGTGATCAAAGGGGAGATGTTTATCTATTTCCGCGATGGCCAAGTAAAGATTTCCCAAGGGGAGATGTTTATTGTACCAAGAGGAGTCGAACACAAAACGTTTGCTCAACAGGAATGTCATATCATGATGGTTGAGCCTAGGGGCGTAGTAAACACTGGCGAGACAGAGTCAGAATTAACAGCAGTCAATGATATTTGGATCTAA
- a CDS encoding MerR family transcriptional regulator: MFKISVFSRLSKVSLKTLRYYDQIGILKPRKVDHDTGYRYYSADQLLELNRILIYKELGFTLPQITQLLQEEITLENIQGMFRLKRSEIQQIIDTEQAKLVRIEERMKLIEEEGQVETGQEIRIKAEGAQPFLFQKACGREEDIPTLFRKFDQFVTKEIRQWIQGPQVVLWRDIDGKEDEFEFEVGYFLTCELQSFPEPFQLRTLPPEPMMATMAFHSNSKFDGAACVHLAKWIEKNNYQIKEDESGRELYLPLSPEQEAQFIEIQIPIRNR; the protein is encoded by the coding sequence TTGTTCAAAATCAGTGTGTTTTCCAGGCTAAGCAAGGTCTCTTTAAAAACACTGCGCTATTATGACCAGATTGGCATACTTAAGCCGAGAAAAGTGGATCACGATACGGGTTATCGTTACTATTCCGCAGATCAGCTTCTTGAGCTCAACCGAATCTTGATCTATAAGGAATTGGGTTTCACCTTGCCCCAAATTACACAGTTGCTCCAGGAAGAAATTACATTGGAGAATATTCAAGGCATGTTTAGGTTGAAAAGAAGCGAAATCCAACAAATCATCGATACAGAACAAGCCAAACTTGTCAGGATTGAGGAGCGTATGAAGCTTATAGAAGAAGAGGGACAGGTCGAAACAGGTCAAGAGATCCGAATCAAAGCAGAAGGTGCTCAGCCGTTTCTTTTTCAGAAAGCATGCGGCAGAGAAGAGGACATTCCGACTTTGTTTCGTAAGTTTGATCAGTTCGTAACAAAGGAAATTCGCCAATGGATTCAAGGTCCTCAGGTTGTGTTGTGGAGAGACATTGACGGAAAAGAGGATGAGTTTGAGTTCGAAGTTGGTTATTTTTTAACCTGTGAGCTGCAATCATTCCCGGAGCCGTTTCAACTGCGGACTCTTCCTCCTGAACCGATGATGGCTACGATGGCTTTTCATTCAAATTCCAAGTTTGATGGGGCGGCCTGTGTTCATCTGGCGAAATGGATTGAGAAAAACAACTATCAGATCAAGGAAGATGAATCGGGTAGGGAACTATATTTGCCGTTATCTCCAGAACAAGAGGCACAATTTATCGAAATCCAAATTCCAATACGAAATAGATAA
- a CDS encoding MFS transporter yields MKNKGIIYVMALAVFLIGTIEYIITGVIEMIAADLQVSTSEAGLLVTVFALAAAIIAPILIALTINMDRKKLLMATLSVFIASNGLMLVDLTYETILWVRMIQGASGGISTVVAMAVATRLVEKEKRGNAIGIILMGLSSSLVLGVPIGTFFSEMFGWRALFVFIGLLSVLPLLIIYKKIPAIKEEEKVTLTMQLTILKNPTILTALVITLLYVGGYATLFTYITPFLQATSSLSMAEISGVLFLAGICSFVGSKVGGQLADAKGSKFTIGLGLMLQGVTLLLFALAGVHLVVLLLVLMIFMLATWSISPAQQLYLVTLAPRNPDIALSVNTSFIQFGFALGSGLGGLVIRHTSVLYLNWLGFAAVSIAFLFAIVLFKKMSSSNLNSKGVSL; encoded by the coding sequence TTGAAAAATAAAGGAATCATCTATGTAATGGCACTGGCTGTTTTTCTGATTGGAACCATTGAATACATTATTACTGGAGTCATTGAAATGATCGCTGCGGACTTGCAAGTATCTACTTCCGAAGCAGGGTTACTGGTGACCGTGTTTGCTCTCGCAGCGGCCATAATTGCTCCGATATTGATTGCATTAACCATAAATATGGATCGCAAGAAGTTGCTGATGGCTACCCTCAGTGTATTTATTGCCAGCAACGGACTAATGCTCGTCGATCTTACCTATGAAACGATACTTTGGGTACGAATGATTCAAGGGGCTAGTGGAGGTATCTCTACCGTTGTAGCTATGGCAGTAGCGACACGACTCGTGGAAAAAGAAAAACGAGGCAATGCCATTGGTATCATTTTGATGGGGCTTAGCAGCTCGCTAGTGCTCGGTGTTCCCATAGGCACATTTTTTAGTGAGATGTTTGGATGGAGAGCTCTATTTGTTTTCATCGGTTTGTTAAGTGTTCTTCCGTTACTGATCATCTATAAAAAGATTCCGGCAATCAAAGAAGAAGAAAAGGTTACCCTCACCATGCAGCTTACCATTTTAAAAAATCCAACCATTCTGACTGCCTTGGTTATTACGTTATTGTATGTTGGCGGTTATGCTACACTGTTTACCTATATTACGCCTTTCTTGCAAGCTACATCCTCTCTGTCCATGGCCGAAATAAGCGGTGTTCTGTTTCTGGCGGGGATTTGCAGCTTTGTCGGATCAAAAGTGGGCGGGCAATTGGCAGATGCAAAGGGGTCAAAGTTTACCATTGGCCTCGGACTGATGTTACAGGGCGTGACTCTTCTTTTATTCGCTCTAGCGGGTGTGCATCTGGTGGTTCTACTCTTGGTGTTAATGATTTTTATGTTAGCCACGTGGAGCATTTCCCCTGCCCAGCAACTATATCTGGTTACTCTAGCACCACGAAATCCGGATATTGCCCTTAGCGTAAATACGTCGTTTATCCAATTTGGTTTTGCACTGGGATCTGGATTAGGAGGGCTCGTCATCCGTCATACATCTGTTCTGTATTTGAATTGGCTGGGTTTTGCCGCTGTAAGCATAGCTTTTCTTTTTGCCATCGTATTATTCAAAAAAATGAGCAGTTCTAATCTCAACTCTAAAGGGGTTTCTTTATAG